In one window of Vanessa atalanta chromosome 10, ilVanAtal1.2, whole genome shotgun sequence DNA:
- the LOC125066870 gene encoding PHD and RING finger domain-containing protein 1-like isoform X1, translating into MSEDGSDDSPPRPKRKIKRVVVLSSSDSESDSSISVAGTRRKRLRVLSDEEASDSSGSSVVRAGTRRRRTLPKLRDSEAESDSSGWSTEHADSSRPVTSASKPISGFASDSSEGNSDKCSICLLRFKEQEVGTPESCEHIFCLDCITEWSKNVNTCPVDRMTFNSIIVKACVGGRVLRKEPVKVIERRPSVEALVVEDPTVCEICGSIEDEETMLLCDGCDLGYHMQCLSPPLSEVPADQWLCPNCYVSLNGESNLLEDINLSEVEDLLEGVVDIDLPLGPRSVLLRQQRNVRRSSRNAGRLDQPSTSSGGHGNSNNINELSVISRGSTISQRSSRTTNRRQAITKRRKYKRRRTKTVIIEYEVQENGKFPITKRVKKKVKRRRVKKRQPRTAARRSYVRASVRAKLATLKTDQRPDMVQASNANRSNLSVQRQRAGIPSLRLYGNPNELDYFSDDENANSEEASTAVATRSTSNILSAYRQARRKMIMVPSPPHASSAPDILSNILESQTLLHSKKSIISISVDGNVDYKIQSHKENQEKKNVVTKNEEKLDLSKANETVRNVPSYPGQNRGGGWGGGYRGNYHREQNSNNFNRGGNYENNYGGNYQNRQGNTYNYQNNNMRRDDTDYYDNFSRRPQQYSNTDDAYFDRSRRPGPMDNNRGSNYSNHQRPNDQSQGRFSLGSSWQPYGGGGPSAPTPRQDVPPTQSRHSFGGFENPVDMRMGQVPPTNTNTNSEMFSGIETPRQEKTQPHAYHPMPDPQAYQPMMEPPVFNYQKNSEVEKSEDEKSDSGLVIDTEKYDPTEPTHDDDSGDDEPIESQEPEIPPPPAVQSILAGIDTSAMNVPPNILDTAVRQVLKEHRNLIVPQNAEKHDRSDDDSDGDCPNFSIYSATSVHIANNSSSLTDEVPQEQPQDSLEDLVQEDDETPPSTSPITITDTVNNEKKADVSRTSTKPLVSNYDMDEKKKSEEEYKEKVSKRCPITTNTRNPIKIKLNTSSLIKRQVSLYDEEDTSQDVDANEKSEVSKEMPEEKINVNSNTSQKKYDESEKKKSPSPEKCDLPLESNEITKSSNLLINNIIDKDSSEKQEHIIKESVDDKDDDNKCENIGSTHNSPLDKSEVSPINKEESDEEGHSDGDDDVPIIFTEQSPKLDLEVARVDDNVEKMTESISETEDERSYTPCLDENKSNKDASFETEKDKGLEGLDTEMISEEEGNEMFSENERAASEISRASPTRVPLENEEGEIADKKKETKKVSLRDEGAKKKKKKESKKDVKEKSKSRKKSEISFKKLSKSGKERNYRERDKNEKRSERERRDSGDGNESRQRRRKEKRKDLERYDVRTVVTEKRRKQKDPFGRDVSPRGRSPSLSPPPRSPSPAPSRRRRTASRHRRSSRRSLSKGRRSASRGRRSLSRIRRSPSPSRRSLSRRRSPPGRRSAPRRTSIARGRSPARSRASLARARRSVSSLRRRSGTPRASPRRRSPPRRKRRRSGSRVARRRSVSASPPRRANKKKKRTRSARRAPVAVSPERKRRRSASRQAEPEPPSPISRPPSPRTPPPEPEPEPRPPLRSDDEPERRERRRRDPDRQRRRVRDAAGPSKEVFTSGDNILVSVSFKEQERGEEGDRRRRRETRRDRRRRRRAAVAPEVEVAKPVAIIDLERSPFRELTPSPKNVIVLSDSDHGEREGADAGAPPAPEPEPAPEPAPPALGPKTPPEPTVPEPAAPEPAERPDEQAEAAGSERQSPDAYDPFEPTRSASASPASASPAPEPAPPSPPRALITLEAAQRSNLSADEVLDRRPLTPVEKVMALLQSTRDASPEPADALAEPPPAPAPRIVLPSPTRVPPKLFPGKPSPIKSNPVKPMQALRLQRPPSEGGASPYSPGSSDFGELFEPPPRRVRAASKVPVRLDRKKGKTQVGVKIDEENLKILDDLPSSAVEMQVKSKMSVRAQFLKKLNRQERVVEEVKLVLKPHYNKKRVTKEEYKDILRRAVPKICHNKSGEINPTKIQALVEAYVKKFRKKHKLGMA; encoded by the exons ATGAGTGAAGATGGAAGCGATGACTCTCCGCCCCGGCCGAAGCGTAAAATCAAGAGAGTGGTGGTCTTGTCATCGTCAGACTCTGAAAGCGATAGTAGCATCAGCGTGGCGGGGACACGTAGAAAGAGATTGAga GTGCTTAGTGATGAGGAGGCAAGTGATAGCAGCGGAAGTTCAGTAGTGCGCGCTGGAACTAGACGAAGGCGAACACTGCCGAAGCTTCGAGACTCTGAAGCAGAAAGCGACAGTTCTGGTTGGTCGACGGAGCACGCAGATTCTTCCAGACCTGTGACTTCAGCATCCAAACCGATCTCAGGCTTTGCATCTGATAGTTCTGAAGGCAATTCCGATAAATGCTCAATATGTCTTTTGCGTTTTAAAGAACAAGAAGTAGGAACACCTGAAAGCTGTGAGCACATATTCTGCTTAGACTGTATCACAGAATGGTCGAAAAATGTCAACACATGTCCAGTGGATAGAATGACATTCAATTCCATTATTGTCAAGGCTTGTGTTGGTGGACGTGTGTTAAGAAAAGAACCAGTAAAGGTCATAGAGCGAAGGCCTTCTGTCGAGGCTTTAGTAGTTGAAGATCCAACTGTGTGTGAG atatgtgGCAGTATTGAAGATGAAGAAACTATGCTATTATGTGATGGCTGTGACCTCGGTTACCACATGCAGTGTCTCTCACCTCCACTCTCCGAG GTTCCTGCTGATCAGTGGCTTTGCCCAAATTGCTATGTTTCTCTTAATGGAGAGAGTAATCTGCTGGAGGACATCAATCTATCTGAAGTGGAAGATTTATTGGAAGGAGTTGTTGATATAGATCTACCTCTTGGACCACGATCTGTTTTATTGAGGCAACAAAGAAATGTCAGGAGATCATCCAGGAATGCAGGCAGACTTGACCAACCCTCAACTTCAAGTGGTGGTCATGGCAATAGtaacaatataaatgaattgtCTGTAATATCTAGAGGCTCAACAATTTCACAAAGAAGttcacgtaccactaacagacGTCAAGCAATAACAAAAcgtagaaaatataaaagaagaaGAACTAAAACTGTTATTATTGAGTATGAGGTTCAGGAGAATGGAAAATTTCCAATTACAAAAAGGGTTAAAAAGAAAGTGAAAAGGAGAAGG gttaAAAAAAGACAACCACGAACAGCTGCTAGACGATCATATGTTCGTGCGAGTGTTCGAGCTAAACTGGCTACTCTGAAAACTGACCAGAGACCAGATATGGTACAAGCATCAAATGCTAACAGGAGTAATCTATCTGTTCAACGTCAAAGAGCTGGCATTCCTTCACTGAGACTGTATGGAAACCCTAATGAACTAGATTACTTCTCTGATGATGAAAATGCAAACTCGGAAGAAGCATCTACTGCAGTAGCCACTAGATCAACATCTAATATACTGAGTGCATACAGACAG gccAGAAGGAAAATGATAATGGTGCCGTCCCCGCCTCATGCATCGTCGGCTCCAGACATTCTATCTAACATTTTAGAAAGCCAAACTTTGCTGCattcaaaaaaatctataatttccATCTCTGTAGATGGAAATGTTGATTACAAGATTCAATCACATAAGGAAAATCAAGAAAAAAAGAATGTTGTTACCAAGAATGAGGAGAAACTCGATTTGTCAAAAGCAAATGAGACTGTTCGAAATGTACCGTCATACCCGGGCCAGAACAGGGGTGGTGGGTGGGGAGGAGGTTACAGAGGTAATTATCATCGTGagcaaaattcaaataattttaatagaggaGGTAATTACGAAAACAATTATGGAGGGAACTATCAAAATAGACAAGGAAACACATAcaattatcaaaacaataacatGCGTCGTGATGACACCGACTATTATGATAACTTTTCAAGAAGACCGCAGCAGTATTCAAACACCGATGACGCCTACTTCGACAGATCGAGAAGGCCAGGACCTATGGACAATAATAGAGGTAGCAATTACTCAAACCATCAGAGACCTAATGATCAGAGCCAGGGTCGCTTCAGTTTGGGATCATCCTGGCAACCTTACGGTGGCGGAGGCCCTTCAGCACCCACTCCTAGACAAGATGTGCCTCCGACTCAGTCTCGTCATTCGTTTGGTGGATTCGAAAATCCCGTTGATATGAGAATGGGTCAGGTACCGCCGACTAATACAAATACGAATTCCGAAATGTTTTCTGGAATTGAAACGCCTCGTCAAGAGAAAACTCAACCGCACGCATACCACCCCATGCCCGACCCTCAAGCGTATCAGCCGATGATGGAACCTCCTGTTTTCAATTATCAGAAAAATTCCGAAGTGGAAAAATCCGAGGACGAAAAAAGCGATTCGGGTCTCGTCATTGATACGGAGAAATATGACCCTACAGAACCGACACACGACGACGACAGCGGTGACGATGAACCGATAGAATCGCAAGAGCCCGAAATACCTCCACCCCCAGCAGTGCAGAGTATCCTGGCCGGCATCGACACCAGCGCCATGAACGTGCCGCCTAATATATTAGACACTGCCGTCAGACAGGTTCTCAAAGAGCatagaaatttaattgtacCTCAGAATGCAGAGAAGCATGACAGAAGCGATGACGATTCGGATGGCGATTGTCCCAATTTCTCAATTTACTCAGCCACTAGTGTTCATATAGCAAATAACAGCAGCAGTTTGACAGATGAGGTGCCGCAGGAGCAGCCTCAGGATAGCTTAGAAGATTTAGTTCAAGAAGACGACGAGACACCTCCGTCGACATCTCCCATAACAATAACTGACACAGTAAACAACGAAAAGAAAGCTGATGTTAGCAGAACTTCTACAAAGCCACTTGTTAGCAATTATGATATGGATGAAAAGAAGAAATCTGAAGAAGAATATAAAGAAAAGGTGTCCAAGAGATGTCCAATAACGACGAATACACGTAAtcctataaaaattaaactaaatacatcATCCTTAATTAAAAGGCAAGTTAGTTTGTATGATGAAGAAGATACAAGTCAGGATGTCGACGCTAACGAAAAATCGGAAGTTAGTAAAGAAATGCctgaagagaaaataaatgtaaatagtaataCAAGTCAGAAAAAATATGATGAGAGTGAAAAGAAAAAATCTCCTTCGCCCGAGAAGTGTGATTTACCACTCGAATCTAATGAAATCACTAAATCTTCAAATCtacttataaacaatattattgataagGATAGTTCAGAGAAACaagaacatattataaaagaatcaGTGGATGATAAAGATGatgataataaatgtgaaaatatagGATCAACTCATAACTCGCCATTAGACAAAAGTGAAGTCTCTCCAATCAATAAAGAGGAGTCTGATGAAGAAGGTCACTCCGACGGTGATGACGACGTACCAATTATATTCACAGAACAATCACCAAAACTTGATCTAGAAGTTGCTAGAGTTGATGATAATGTTGAAAAAATGACTGAATCCATTAGTGAAACAGAAGATGAACGGAGTTACACGCCGTGTCTTGACGAAAACAAATCTAACAAAGACGCCTCGTTCGAAACTGAAAAGGATAAAGGACTGGAGGGCCTGGACACGGAAATGATATCCGAAGAGGAAGGGAACGAAATGTTTTCAGAGAACGAACGAGCCGCGTCGGAGATTTCGCGTGCTTCTCCCACGAGGGTGCCCCTCGAGAATGAGGAGGGTGAGATCGCCGATaaaaagaaagagacaaaaaAGGTATCGCTCCGCGACGAGGGGGcgaagaagaaaaaaaagaaggaGTCCAAGAAAGACGTAAAAGAAAAGAGTAAGAGCAGAAAAAAGAGTGAAATTTCCTTTAAAAAGCTCAGTAAAAGCGGAAAGGAGAGAAATTATAGAGAGAGAGACAAAAACGAGAAAAGGAGCGAAAGAGAACGCCGTGACTCCGGCGACGGTAATGAGAGCCGGCAGCGTAGGCGTAAAGAGAAGAGAAAGGATCTCGAACGTTACGACGTGCGTACTGTCGTCACCGAGAAGAGAAGAAAGCAGAAGGACCCCTTCGGCAGAGACGTGTCGCCGCGAGGTCGCTCGCCCTCCCTGTCACCGCCCCCGCGCTCGCCCTCCCCCGCGCCCTCTCGCCGCAGGCGGACCGCCTCGCGTCACAGGCGTTCCTCGCGCCGCTCGCTCTCCAAGGGCCGGCGCTCGGCCTCCAGGGGCCGCCGCTCCCTTTCTAGAATACGAAGATCACCCTCGCCGTCGCGACGATCCCTGTCCCGAAGGAGGTCACCCCCCGGCCGCAGGTCCGCCCCCCGCCGCACGAGCATCGCGCGCGGGCGCTCCCCGGCCCGCTCCAGGGCGTCGCTCGCGCGCGCCCGGCGCTCCGTGTCCTCTCTGCGGCGCCGCTCGGGCACCCCGCGCGCCTCTCCGCGGCGCAGAAGCCCCCCGCGCCGCAAACGCCGCCGCTCCGGCTCGCGAGTCGCCCGGCGCCGCTCGGTCAGCGCCagcccgccgcgccgcgccaACAAAAAGAAGAAACGCACGCGCTCCGCCCGCCGGGCCCCCGTCGCCGTCTCTCCGGAGCGCAAGCGGAGGCGCAGCGCGAGCCGTCAGGCCGAGCCGGAGCCCCCCTCGCCGATATCGCGCCCGCCCTCGCCGCGCACCCCGCCGCCCGAGCCGGAACCCGAGCCGCGTCCGCCGCTGCGATCGGACGACGAGCCCGAGCGCCGCGAGCGCAGGCGTCGCGACCCGGACCGGCAGAGACGCCGCGTGCGCGACGCCGCCGGGCCGTCGAAGGAGGTGTTCACATCCGGTGACAACATCCTCGTCAGTGTGAGCTTCAAGGAACAGGAGCGCGGGGAGGAGGGCGATCGGCGACGTCGACGAGAGACCCGCCGCGACCGCAGGCGGCGCCGCCGAGCCGCCGTCGCGCCGGAAGTCGAAGTCGCCAAGCCCGTCGCCATCATCGACCTCGAACGATCGCCCTTCCGCGAACTGACGCCCTCGCCGAAGAACGTGATCGTCCTCAGCGACAGCGACCACGGCGAGAGGGAGGGCGCCGACGCGGGAGCCCCGCCGGCGCCCGAACCGGAGCCGGCGCCGGAGCCCGCACCGCCGGCGCTCGGACCAAAGACTCCCCCGGAGCCGACGGTGCCGGAGCCCGCCGCGCCGGAGCCGGCCGAGCGGCCCGACGAGCAGGCCGAGGCCGCGGGTTCCGAGCGGCAGTCGCCGGACGCGTACGACCCGTTCGAGCCGACGCGCTCGGCGTCCGCGTCGCCCGCGTCCGCGTCGCCCGCGCCCGAGCCCGCGCCGCCCTCGCCGCCGCGCGCGCTCATCACGCTGGAGGCGGCGCAGCGCAGCAACCTGTCGGCCGACGAGGTGCTGGACCGGCGCCCGCTGACGCCCGTGGAGAAGGTGATGGCGCTGCTGCAGTCCACGCGCGACGCGTCGCCCGAGCCGGCGGACGCGCTGGCGGAGCCGCCGCCGGCGCCCGCGCCGCGCATCGTGCTGCCGTCGCCGACGCGCGTACCGCCCAAGCTGTTCCCGGGCAAGCCGTCGCCGATCAAGTCCAACCCGGTGAAGCCCATGCAGGCGCTGCGGCTGCAGCGGCCGCCGTCGGAGGGGGGCGCCTCGCCCTACTCGCCGGGCTCCAGCGACTTCGGCGAGCTGTTCgagccgccgccgcgccgcgtcCGCGCCGCCTCCAAGGTGCCGGTGCGCCTCGACCGCAAGAAAG GCAAGACGCAGGTGGGCGTCAAAATAGACGAGGAGAACCTGAAAATTCTGGACGACTTGCCGAGTTCCGCCGTCGAGATGCAAGTCAAGAGTAAA ATGTCCGTGCGTGCGCAGTTCCTGAAGAAGCTGAACCGCCAGGAGCGCGTCGTGGAGGAGGTGAAGCTCGTGCTGAAGCCGCACTACAACAAGAAGCGCGTCACCAAGGAGGAGTACAAGGACATCCTGCGCCGCGCCGTGCCCAAG ATCTGTCACAACAAGTCGGGCGAGATCAACCCGACGAAGATCCAAGCCCTCGTGGAAGCTTACGTGAAGAAGTTCAGGAAAAAACACAAACTCGGAATGGCGTAG